The following coding sequences lie in one Allochromatium vinosum DSM 180 genomic window:
- the rfbD gene encoding dTDP-4-dehydrorhamnose reductase, whose amino-acid sequence MTTKTPAGHRPKLLLIGANGQVGWELRRTLAGVGEVIAASLEGEYGPTIDLMDAKALARLIEDSRPDALINAAAYTAVDKAESDRATAQRLNADAVGEMGALLAERGTPIIHYSTDFVFSGSLGRTYTEDDSPDPLNVYGETKLGGERALLDSGARALIFRTSWVYGARGANFLLTMRRLFQEREELRVVDDQIGSPTWSRMLAEITAQVLHRVLRGDLDLDKVGGLYHLTGSGQVSWYGFASAILEASGAQTNLIPIPSSEYQAPAKRPTFSVLDNGRFQETFGLAMPDWRLSLAQCLEEL is encoded by the coding sequence ATGACCACCAAGACCCCGGCCGGCCACCGGCCCAAACTGCTCCTGATCGGCGCCAACGGCCAGGTCGGCTGGGAACTGCGCCGCACGCTCGCCGGCGTCGGTGAGGTGATCGCCGCCTCGCTGGAGGGTGAATATGGCCCGACCATCGATCTGATGGACGCCAAAGCGCTGGCCCGTCTCATCGAGGACAGCCGGCCGGATGCCCTGATTAACGCGGCCGCTTACACCGCCGTCGACAAGGCCGAGAGCGATCGCGCGACCGCCCAGCGCCTCAATGCCGACGCGGTCGGCGAGATGGGCGCCCTGCTGGCCGAGCGCGGCACGCCGATCATCCATTACTCGACCGACTTCGTCTTCTCCGGCAGCCTGGGCCGCACCTATACCGAGGACGACAGCCCCGACCCGCTCAACGTCTATGGCGAGACCAAGCTCGGCGGCGAACGCGCCCTGCTCGACTCGGGTGCGCGTGCCCTGATCTTCCGCACCAGTTGGGTCTATGGCGCGCGCGGGGCGAATTTCCTGCTGACCATGCGGCGCCTGTTCCAGGAACGCGAGGAATTGCGGGTGGTCGACGACCAGATCGGCTCGCCGACCTGGAGCCGGATGCTCGCGGAGATCACGGCTCAGGTGCTCCATCGCGTGCTGCGCGGCGACCTGGATCTGGACAAGGTCGGCGGACTCTACCACCTGACCGGCAGCGGTCAGGTCAGTTGGTACGGCTTCGCCAGCGCCATCCTGGAGGCGAGCGGCGCCCAGACCAACCTCATCCCCATCCCGTCATCCGAATATCAGGCCCCAGCCAAGCGTCCGACCTTCTCGGTG